One region of Methanobacterium sp. genomic DNA includes:
- the radA gene encoding DNA repair and recombination protein RadA translates to MAELEDLQGVGEKTAQKLRDAGFADMMRLATATAKELSVKAEIGEGVAEKVIEAARKAESIDFETAYDVMERRKDVGRITCGSSAVDELIGGGIETQAITEVFGEFGSGKSQISHELAVTVQLPEEKGGLNGECVFIDTENTFRPERIEQIAAGFGLDYEEVLQKIHIARAFNSSHQILMADKVNELIQSGVNIRLVIVDSLTAHFRAEYIGRESLATRQQKLNQHLHTLQNIANTYNAAIFVTNQVQARPDAFFGSPTKAIGGHVLGHAATYRIWLKKGLAGKRIARLVDSPHLPEGEAVFKIVAEGVTD, encoded by the coding sequence ATGGCCGAATTAGAAGATTTACAGGGTGTTGGAGAAAAAACCGCTCAAAAACTTAGAGATGCGGGTTTTGCAGATATGATGAGACTTGCAACCGCAACAGCTAAAGAACTCAGCGTAAAAGCTGAAATAGGTGAAGGAGTAGCCGAAAAAGTTATTGAAGCTGCAAGAAAAGCTGAATCTATTGACTTTGAAACTGCATATGATGTTATGGAGCGTAGAAAAGACGTGGGTCGTATAACATGTGGAAGCAGCGCTGTTGATGAGCTTATTGGTGGAGGAATCGAAACACAGGCCATAACAGAAGTTTTTGGTGAATTTGGTTCAGGGAAAAGTCAGATATCACACGAACTTGCAGTTACAGTTCAGCTTCCAGAAGAAAAAGGAGGTCTTAATGGTGAATGTGTCTTTATTGATACAGAAAACACTTTTAGGCCTGAAAGAATAGAACAGATTGCTGCTGGATTTGGGCTTGACTACGAAGAAGTACTGCAAAAAATACATATTGCAAGAGCTTTTAACTCAAGTCACCAGATTTTAATGGCAGACAAGGTAAACGAATTAATTCAAAGTGGAGTAAACATAAGACTGGTCATAGTGGATTCATTAACTGCCCACTTTAGAGCAGAATACATTGGAAGGGAATCACTTGCTACAAGACAGCAAAAATTAAACCAGCACCTTCACACACTCCAAAACATTGCAAATACCTATAATGCAGCAATATTTGTTACAAATCAGGTGCAGGCAAGACCGGATGCATTCTTTGGAAGTCCAACCAAAGCTATTGGAGGTCACGTGCTTGGACACGCTGCAACCTACAGAATATGGCTTAAAAAAGGGCTTGCTGGCAAAAGAATAGCAAGACTGGTAGACAGTCCTCATTTACCTGAAGGTGAAGCTGTCTTTAAGATAGTGGCTGAAGGAGTTACTGACTGA
- a CDS encoding AEC family transporter produces MNSVETIIPIIIMIIAGYLFKKTDVLKAEHAIALNKIVINIALPALIFLAIYDIDLSILPVIAPIPFICILTGVLSGLIAYVFATIRKYPQKTRWSIVLTSAMFNSGFLGYPVVLGVFGAEGLVRAVFYDLGSMILFIAFGVLLLLIYGGKYTTILRRALIFPPLWAVVLAVILNLINFDIGFLFSNTLDYLSGAAIPLIMISLGLSLEFRGIKENIQTVFSVSLIKLILSPVIALSIVAILGMGGLEKQVTIIEAAMPSAMLSLVLAITYNLDIKTTAACIFASTLISLVTIPLMLLFL; encoded by the coding sequence ATGAATTCAGTTGAAACCATCATTCCAATTATAATAATGATAATAGCAGGCTATTTATTTAAAAAAACAGATGTTTTAAAGGCAGAACACGCCATAGCACTGAATAAAATTGTGATAAATATTGCACTTCCTGCACTGATTTTTCTGGCAATTTATGACATAGATCTATCCATTCTTCCAGTTATAGCTCCCATACCTTTTATATGCATACTTACAGGAGTTTTAAGTGGTTTAATAGCATATGTCTTTGCAACGATCAGGAAATATCCTCAAAAGACCCGCTGGAGCATTGTGCTAACTTCTGCAATGTTTAATTCAGGATTTCTTGGATACCCCGTAGTACTGGGGGTTTTTGGTGCAGAAGGCCTTGTTAGAGCTGTTTTTTACGATCTGGGCTCCATGATACTTTTTATAGCTTTTGGAGTTTTACTTCTTTTAATATACGGCGGGAAATACACTACAATTTTAAGGAGGGCCTTAATTTTCCCCCCATTATGGGCAGTGGTTCTGGCAGTAATTCTAAATCTTATAAATTTCGATATCGGATTTTTATTTTCAAATACACTTGATTACTTAAGTGGAGCTGCCATTCCGCTTATAATGATATCACTGGGCTTATCACTGGAATTTAGAGGAATAAAAGAAAATATCCAGACCGTATTTTCTGTTTCCCTCATTAAATTAATCTTATCTCCAGTAATAGCATTATCAATTGTGGCTATATTGGGCATGGGCGGCCTTGAAAAACAGGTGACAATTATAGAGGCTGCAATGCCCTCTGCAATGCTAAGCCTGGTCCTGGCAATCACCTATAATCTGGACATTAAAACCACTGCAGCCTGCATATTTGCAAGTACACTTATTAGTCTGGTCACAATTCCATTGATGCTCCTGTTTTTATAA
- a CDS encoding CoB--CoM heterodisulfide reductase iron-sulfur subunit A family protein encodes MAEEKNIQETTEEPKIGVYVCHCGINIGGVVDINAVKEYAATLPNVVVSEEYKYFCADPGQELIQKDIKEKGVNRVVVAACSPRLHEPTFRRCVREAGLNPFLFEFANIREHDSWVHMSEPEAATEKAKDLTRMAVAKARLLEPLTAEKVSVKDSALVIGGGVAGIQAALDLADMGFKTYLVEKQPTISGRMGQLDKTFPTLDCSMCILAPKMVDVGKHDNIELLSYSEVKKVDGYIGNFKVTVERKARYISEELCVGCGSCVDVCPIEIPNYFDEGIGMVKAAYIPFPQAVPLLATIDKDYCIECNLCDQICERGAVQHDQEAEEVEIEVGTIIVATGYDQFDATEKPEYGYGDYTNVLTGLELERQINASGPTEGKVLKPSDGQKPESVAFILCVGSRDEKVGNEYCSRVCCMHSMKNAQLIKDKKPDTEVVIYYMDIRAFGKGFEEFYKRSQEKYGIKFIRGRPGMVLENPDETLTVRSEDSLLGKVTEYNYDMVVLAAGLVPPAGAEELRQTIGLSKSADGFLMEAHPKLRPVDTLTEGVYIAGVAQGPKDIPDSVAQASGAAARAAIPMVKGEVEIEPIVAVIDEDVCGECAVCIELCPYGAVSREEGHAVVNIALCHGCGTCVAACPSGAMDQSHFKTNQIMAQIEAALNEPVSK; translated from the coding sequence ATGGCAGAAGAAAAAAATATACAAGAAACTACTGAAGAACCTAAAATAGGAGTATACGTGTGCCACTGCGGTATTAACATCGGAGGTGTTGTGGATATAAATGCAGTTAAAGAATATGCAGCAACACTCCCTAATGTTGTTGTAAGTGAAGAATACAAATACTTCTGTGCTGACCCTGGCCAAGAACTGATTCAAAAGGACATCAAAGAAAAGGGTGTAAACAGAGTGGTTGTAGCAGCATGTTCGCCAAGGCTTCACGAGCCAACATTCAGAAGATGCGTTAGAGAAGCAGGCTTAAACCCATTTTTATTTGAATTTGCAAACATAAGGGAACACGATTCATGGGTACACATGAGCGAACCTGAAGCAGCGACTGAAAAGGCAAAAGACCTTACAAGAATGGCAGTTGCAAAAGCAAGATTATTAGAGCCCTTAACCGCTGAAAAAGTTAGTGTAAAGGACAGTGCACTTGTTATCGGTGGTGGAGTTGCAGGAATTCAAGCTGCACTTGACCTGGCGGACATGGGATTTAAAACTTACCTTGTAGAAAAACAGCCTACTATCAGTGGAAGAATGGGTCAGTTAGACAAAACATTCCCAACTCTTGACTGTTCCATGTGTATTCTTGCACCTAAAATGGTTGATGTAGGTAAACATGATAATATTGAACTCTTATCTTACTCTGAAGTTAAAAAGGTAGACGGATACATCGGTAACTTCAAAGTAACCGTAGAGAGAAAAGCAAGATACATAAGCGAAGAACTCTGTGTGGGATGCGGATCCTGTGTAGATGTTTGTCCAATAGAAATTCCAAACTACTTCGACGAAGGAATTGGAATGGTTAAAGCTGCATACATCCCGTTCCCGCAGGCAGTACCACTACTTGCTACAATCGACAAAGATTACTGCATAGAATGTAACCTCTGTGACCAGATATGTGAAAGAGGTGCAGTACAGCACGACCAGGAAGCAGAAGAAGTTGAAATTGAGGTAGGTACAATCATCGTTGCAACAGGCTATGACCAGTTCGATGCAACAGAAAAACCCGAATACGGATACGGAGACTACACAAACGTTCTCACCGGTCTGGAACTTGAAAGACAGATCAACGCATCAGGCCCAACAGAAGGTAAAGTTTTAAAGCCATCAGATGGTCAAAAACCAGAAAGTGTTGCTTTCATATTATGTGTAGGCTCAAGGGACGAGAAAGTAGGAAATGAATACTGTTCCAGAGTATGCTGTATGCACTCCATGAAAAATGCTCAACTTATAAAGGACAAAAAGCCTGACACTGAAGTTGTAATCTACTACATGGATATCAGGGCGTTCGGTAAAGGATTCGAAGAGTTCTACAAGCGCTCCCAGGAAAAATACGGTATTAAGTTTATAAGAGGCCGGCCAGGAATGGTCTTAGAAAATCCTGACGAAACTTTAACCGTCAGAAGCGAAGACAGTTTACTTGGAAAAGTAACTGAATACAACTACGATATGGTCGTCCTTGCAGCAGGTTTAGTGCCACCCGCAGGTGCAGAAGAACTAAGACAGACCATCGGACTCTCCAAGAGTGCAGATGGGTTCTTAATGGAAGCTCACCCCAAACTAAGGCCTGTGGATACCTTGACTGAAGGTGTATATATTGCAGGTGTAGCTCAAGGTCCTAAGGATATTCCTGACTCTGTAGCACAGGCATCAGGTGCTGCAGCAAGAGCAGCTATCCCAATGGTTAAAGGTGAAGTGGAAATTGAGCCAATTGTAGCAGTTATAGATGAAGATGTCTGTGGTGAATGTGCAGTTTGTATTGAACTATGTCCATACGGTGCCGTGTCCAGAGAAGAGGGACATGCAGTTGTTAACATAGCTTTATGTCACGGATGTGGAACATGTGTTGCAGCATGTCCATCTGGAGCAATGGACCAGAGCCACTTCAAAACAAACCAGATCATGGCTCAAATTGAAGCTGCTTTAAACGAACCAGTGTCAAAATAA